From Pedobacter aquae:
CCTAATTCTTTGGTTGATTATTCTGATGTTTATTTAGAAGCTATAAATTCAGTGTATGATGTAAACAACAAGAAGTTTAGATTAAAAACATTTTACAACACTTCTGCCTGTTTTATAATGCACTATGAATATAGTAATTCTGACATTACAGTTGAAATTGTTAAAAACGACAACTTCGATTTATCCACTTTAATAAGTGATAAAAAACAGACAATAAACATTAAAAAAATATCACTGATATACAGCCAAAATCAAATATTTATTATCAAACCAAAACAGTTACGTTATTGGTTAAAATCTGTTGCATTACTTGACGTTGATACAACTATTGCAGATATAATAAACTTAAATTTGGTTGAAAGATGATTTGCAATAGAAGTAATGAAAATCCTATAGGAAACACAACAATCCCTATTAAACCATTGATAGATAGTGTACTTAACTTTATTGACACGCATTTACCATTATTTCCTAATGCTCTGAAAAATAACGGCATAAATTCAGAAAATGAAGTAGAAAAATTGCTAAATCAGTATTTGATAGATTTTTTCAATGGACATTCTCATAATTTTAGCCCATATCTACAATGTAAATTTCTGTTCAGAAAAGATGATGAAAATAAAGGAACGAACTATAAGCCTGATATTGGAGTAACTATATGGAATAATCAGCTTCAAAATTTTCAAAAGCAATCATTTTTTCAAATCGAGTGTAAAAGACTTCCAATTCCCAATGTTTCAAGCACTCGAAGCGAAAAAGAATATGTAATAGGAATAGTAGAAAATACAGGAGGAATAGAGCGTTTTAAGAATAAAAAACACGGAGAGCATTTGGAAGAATCTTCGTTAATCGGATTTATTCAAGACGGGACTATAAATGATTGGCACATTAAAATTAACGAATGGGTAAAAATTGAAGTCGATAATAAATCTACTCATTGGACAAAAGATGATTATTTGACTACTGTTTCAAGTTCAATAATTCTAAACAGATACAGTTCATTGTGCCAAAGAGAAGATTTAAAGGAGATTACTATTCATCATTTCTTAATAAATATTCAATAGTAAGCTTGCTATGAAAAACTATTTAAGCTTGGAGAATAGCTATTAATAATTTAGACCATTATACGGACAATGAAAAGCCCAGCTGCCAACAGCAGTTTGGCAAAATGGCGGGTTTAGTGCTAAATTCAAGTTCAGTTCTTCGATTGAACTTATGTGCAAAACTGAACATTTGTGCTTCGATTTCCGCCACTTCGCCAAGCTGCAAACCGTCAAACTGTCTAAAAACCTTCACTAACTTTTCCACAGGCTCTTAATAAGTAAAGTACTTTTCCTATGCTTCATTTTGGTATTTTGTAATATGAAATTCATCACAGGAATAGATAGAAACCAAACCGAGTTTTTTTGCTTAGAGCAAGCCATCTCAAGGGATCATGAAGTTCGTTTGATAGACTTGTTTGTAAACACGATAAAGATGTCTGATTATGGATTTGCTATGGATTTTACAGATAACGGTCGTCCTGCGTACGATCCGGCAGATTTACTAAAGCTTTTTATTTATGGTTATCTTAATAGAACTCGCTCTTCTAGGCAATTGGAAAAAGAATGTCGCCGTAATATAGAGGTGATGTGGTTGATGAAAGGTTTGGTACCAGACCATAATACGATTTCTAATTTCAGGAAGGACAATCCTAAAGCCATTCGCAAAGTGTTTTCGGCAACGGTAGCATTAGCAAAAAACTTTGAACTGATAGGAGGAAAGTTGTTGGCAGGCGACAGCACTAAACTGCGAGCACAAAACTCTAAGAAGAACAATTTCAATCCTTCAAAAATAGAAAGGCATATCGCTTACATTGATGATAAGCTAGAGCAGTATCACACATTGCTAGCTCAAGAAGATGGAGATAGTATGAGTACAGATAAAAAGAACTGACCTATAAAATAGCAAAACACGATAAGCAAAGGAATAAATACTTGGGCTTTAAAAAAGCGCTTGAAGAAAGCGGAGAAGTACAGATTTCAACCTCAGACCCAGACAGTCGGCAGTTGATTACCCGAAACAATATTACAGAGGTTGCTTATAATGTACAGGCAACAGTTGATAGCAAATATAATCTAGCGATAGATTTTAAAGTAACCAATCAGAATGATAGTAAAGCCATGGGAAATATGGTACGCAGAGCAAAAGCCATATTGGGAAAGCGAGATTTTACCATACTTTACGATAAAGGCTACCATACAGGAACAGAGTTTGCTTATGCCGATAAACAAGGGATTGAAGTTATGGTAGCTATACCAGAGGTAGCCTCGCATGCTCCGGATATAGCATTTGATGTTGCCAACTTTACTTATGATAAAGGGCAGGATGTATATACGTGTCCAGCAGGAGCGACCTTAATCAGTAATGGCCGATGGTACTTAAAGAAGCATGGAAAAACCACCAACAGGATGAAGCATTATAAAACTGCTTCCTGTAAAGCATGTGCAATGTTTGAGAGCTGCACCAAGAACAAAGCAGGCAGATTGATAGAGCGAACTGAACATGCAGAGGTCATTGAAGCCAATAAACAACGAATCGAGCTTAACAAAGAAATTTACCGGAAGCGGCAGGCAATAGTAGAGCATCCCTTCGGGATCATCAAAAGGCAGTGGGATTTCTATTATATCATGACAAAGAAAACCATTAACCACGCATCAGCTGATGTAGGGCTTATCTTTACCGCCTTTAACCTGCGAAGGATATTCAATATTATTGATAAAAACCTACTGAAAGAGTACCTCAAAGTACTTGCCTTGATTTTGCTGCTACAGAAGGCTTATTTTAAGCACTTATCAGCAACAATTATTTCTTATAGCATGAAAGCAAAAGTGAAAACTACAGATTTTTTAATGCGCTATAATCGCTTATATTTAACTCCTGATAAGCTCGACTTTAACCTATTTTAGGTTTTTAGACGGACTGCCGTTAGCGGCAACCCTATTCAGACCAGTGTCCGAGAAGTTCCGTTAACATTTTTGCTTGGTTAAATGAAATTGGCATACAATTCAATTCTGAAATTGTTACATCGTGAGTAAGCAACTCTTTACCCTCATAGGTAAATTCAATTTCCATACATCCGAGCTTGTATCGGTTAGTATGATATTGGTTGTGGTTGTATTGTTTAACGAGTTTCCAACCAAGCTCTTTAATTTGTTCTTCTGTCATTTTATTACGATTTGTGAAGAAGGGCAGCCGCTAACATGGTATTAGCAATATGGCGGCAGACGTACTTCGGTTAAACATTTTTACTTTAATCAACTGTGGTGCTTCGTATCGGCTTTGGTGCGTAAAATCCGCCACATCGCTAATACCTACACCGTTAGCGGCAAGCATAGACCTACACCAAACAGACACAGAAACAATATAAACATCATACTTTTGACAAATGAAATTCACGATATTATCAGCAGTTTTAATTCTTGCAACAGGACAGGTTTCAGGACAAACAGACCTTGCCTTTAATTTTACCAAAAAACCAAGTGGACAATTTTCAAGTTTAACAACCAAATCACTTGACGACATAACTTCAACAAAAGAAGTTCTTGTTAGACCATTCATTACAGACGATGCAAGAGTAGTTGGAGAACGACTTGCCCAACTTGAAACTTGGGTACGGTTTGACAAAGAAGCAGGACAACATTGGATATTAGGAGCATACGGACCGAACAAAAAACTTGAACTGACAGTAGGAGGCGTTTATGGCTATCAAGTTGACCACGACAGCAAAAAGACTTTTTCATATGCTTTACCATTGCTACAAGCAAAAATTTTGTTTAAAGAATACAAACCAAACAAAGCACCCGGTTTTGGAATGGTAATGGGGACATTTTTACCAGTTGGACAAGGCTCATTTAAACCAGCAGGTTACGGAACTTTTGGCTATCTGACAGTTTCGCAATGTTTTGGCGAAGGTGACAAATTTTTATTTCACGGAAATCTTGGTGGAAACTATATACACATTGACGGCACAAACAATCTTATTCCAACGTGGGGCCTTGGGACGCAAATAAAAACCTACAAAGGACTGCACTTGGTGGGTGAAATATTTTCAGGCGACCCATACATTCCAGGAACAGGAACTTCTTGGCAAGCAGGTTATCGTTACTTTTTCAGCGACCTTGTACAAATTGATATGACAGTTGGTAATGGAATAGCAGGAGATATAATAATGCCATTTTGGGGCACGGCAGGTATCAGAATTGTGACAGAGAAATTCCTCAAAAAGAAGAATGCCAGCCGCTAACAGCCGTTTTGCAAAAGCGGGGGTTTTGTGCTTCTATGACAGTGAAGTGCTAAATTCAAGCTTCGTGCATCTAATGAACTTTTGTGCTAAAAATCCCCGCCTTCGCAAAGCGGCAAACCGTTAGCGGCAAGCATAGACCTACACCAAACAGACACAGAAACAATATAAACATCATACTTTTGACAAATGAAATTCACGATATTATCAGCAGTTTTAATTCTTGCAACAGGACAGGTTTCAGGACAAACAGACCTTGCCTTTAATTTTACCAAAAAACCAAGTGGACAATTTTCAAGTTTAACAACCAAATCACTTGACGACATAACTTCAACAAAAGAAGTTCTTGTTAGACCATTCATTACAGACGATGCAAGAGTAGTTGGAGAACGACTTGCCCAACTTGAAACTTGGGTACGGTTTGACAAAGAAGCAGGACAACATTGGATATTAGGAGCATACGGACCGAACAAAAAACTTGAACTGACAGTAGGAGGCGTTTATGGCTATCAAGTTGACCACGACAGCAAAAAGACTTTTTCATATGCTTTACCATTGCTACAAGCAAAAATTTTGTTTAAAGAATACAAACCAAACAAAGCACCCGGTTTTGGAATGGTAATGGGGACATTTTTACCAGTTGGACAAGGCTCATTTAAACCAGCAGGTTACGGAACTTTTGGCTATCTGACAGTTTCGCAATGTTTTGGCGAAGGTGACAAATTTTTATTTCACGGAAATCTTGGTGGAAACTA
This genomic window contains:
- a CDS encoding transposase; this translates as MKFITGIDRNQTEFFCLEQAISRDHEVRLIDLFVNTIKMSDYGFAMDFTDNGRPAYDPADLLKLFIYGYLNRTRSSRQLEKECRRNIEVMWLMKGLVPDHNTISNFRKDNPKAIRKVFSATVALAKNFELIGGKLLAGDSTKLRAQNSKKNNFNPSKIERHIAYIDDKLEQYHTLLAQEDGDSMSTDKKN
- a CDS encoding transposase, which codes for MGFKKALEESGEVQISTSDPDSRQLITRNNITEVAYNVQATVDSKYNLAIDFKVTNQNDSKAMGNMVRRAKAILGKRDFTILYDKGYHTGTEFAYADKQGIEVMVAIPEVASHAPDIAFDVANFTYDKGQDVYTCPAGATLISNGRWYLKKHGKTTNRMKHYKTASCKACAMFESCTKNKAGRLIERTEHAEVIEANKQRIELNKEIYRKRQAIVEHPFGIIKRQWDFYYIMTKKTINHASADVGLIFTAFNLRRIFNIIDKNLLKEYLKVLALILLLQKAYFKHLSATIISYSMKAKVKTTDFLMRYNRLYLTPDKLDFNLF